The following proteins are co-located in the Leishmania panamensis strain MHOM/PA/94/PSC-1 chromosome 26 sequence genome:
- a CDS encoding hypothetical protein (TriTrypDB/GeneDB-style sysID: LpmP.26.1200) encodes MSSTGISSTNGVTSTAVSDTSGSFAAPLDGASSTTNMLTTDAIIRECIKQGFYRNPICNEKLYLHNRGYDSIASTAFEPYTDVKVLWLEGNGFSVLPCGKGYTQVRPPVRVDPFAAELEVAEAERAAAAAVLSKCSGQHVDPNTEAISHPDSPSQNGVAQKEPSLPLATDVPPNDRDVFSSLYPTVRQLYLHNNLFRFMPDLSRFERLDAVNLSGNFFTTVEPHCVYYDAAVRGRHASEVVDGVAPTSTIVSGARHSPSQSVQCEQEQSCQQLPHGPHSTNETAPSAELAVVTSSDDAKRQRAGQMARCRHVADVFSVFCKHSPLPESEEAKEVRGEGHQGRVSSPLLKQPLPLAPEYRNPCSSLRSLNLAGNRIESFEECLGLLCYHSLAVLDLSHNHIADGEALLLILERLPRLQSLKLSGNPLVRSLPRYRKRVLSRCKRLLHLDDRPVFAEERRLVTAWAIGGEDGEEKERAAIQQEKSAAEKKRLADFRRLISRHQRTDPTKGPHADYIHAITTVAALSAAADTAGSHGQNSATRSSRAPRHRDGRPSTSDPDSSSTSSESEGDSDDDNHVGRGAGEQSAVARTTVIAYDSNTAAQAGMIVTQQENNPPRETPYSSSSQQQRGLNSNQRVKAAVSIAAVGGATGSGEDDGESGDIFVPNAV; translated from the coding sequence ATGTCATCCAcaggcatcagcagcacaaATGGCGTCACCTCGACAGCGGTGTCAGACACAAGTGGGTCCTTTGCAGCGCCGCTCGATGGCGCGAGCAGCACGACAAACATGCTCACCACCGATGCCATCATCCGCGAGTGTATTAAGCAGGGCTTTTATCGCAACCCCATCTGTAACGAGAAGCTGTACTTACACAATCGTGGCTACGACAGCAttgcctccaccgccttcgAACCCTACACGGATGTGAAAGTGCTTTGGCTGGAGGGGAATGGGTTCTCAGTGCTGCCGTGCGGCAAGGGCTACACGCAGGTGCGTCCGCCGGTGCGCGTGGACCCGTTTGCCGCGGAACTGGAAGTGGCCGAGGCCGAGcgggccgcagcggcggcagtgctgtcCAAGTGTTCGGGGCAGCATGTAGACCCCAACACCGAGGCGATAAGCCATCCAGACTCACCCTCACAAAATGGCGTTGCTCAGAAAGAGCCTTCTCTTCCGTTGGCAACCGATGTGCCGCCGAACGACCGTGACGTCTTCAGCTCCCTCTACCCAACTGTTCGCCAGCTGTACCTACACAACAACCTCTTTCGATTCATGCCGGACCTCTCTCGGTTTGAAAGACTAGACGCTGTGAACCTGTCGGGCAACTTCTTCACCACGGTAGAGCCGCACTGTGTCTACTACGACGCCGCGGTGCGCGGGCGCCATGCCAGCGAAGTGGTAGACGGCGTGGCACCGACGTCGACAATCGTCTCCGGCGCACGTCACTCGCCGTCCCAAAGTGTGCAGTGCGAGCAGGAACAGTCGTgtcagcagctgccacaTGGCCCTCACAGCACAAACGAGACTGCACCCTCCGCGGAACTGGCCGTGGTCACCTCGTCAGACGAcgcgaagcggcagcgggccGGGCAgatggcgcgctgccgtcacgTTGCAGACGTCTTCTCAGTCTTCTGTAAACACAGTCCACTGCccgagagcgaggaggcgaaggaagTAAGGGGTGAGGGGCACCAGGGCAGAGTCTCATCGCCGCTTCTCAAGCAGCCGCTACCGCTGGCACCCGAGTACCGAAACCCGTGCAGCTCGCTGCGTAGTCTCAACCTCGCTGGCAACCGCATCGAGAGCTTCGAGGAGTGCCTCGGGTTGCTCTGCTACCActcgctggcggtgctggaccTCAGCCACAACCACATCGCAGACGGtgaagcactgctgctgatcCTCGAGCGGCTGCCCCGCCTGCAGTCGCTCAAGCTCTCCGGCAACCCCCTCGTCCGGTCGCTCCCGCGCTACCGCAAGCGCGTCCTTTCTCGGTGCAAGAGGCTGCTTCACTTGGATGACCGCCCAGTGTTCGCCGAGGAGCGCCGACTCGTCACGGCGTGGGCCAtcggcggcgaggacggagaagagaaggagcgggcCGCGATTCAGCAGGAGAAATCTGCggcggagaagaagcgacTGGCAGACTTCCGTCGCCTCATCTCACGCCATCAACGCACCGACCCTACCAAGGGGCCGCACGCGGACTATATACACGCCATCACtacggtggcggcgttgtcggcagcggctgacACGGCGGGCAGCCATGGCCAGAACAGCGCCACTCGAAGCTCCAGAGCACCTCGGCACCGGGACGGCCGTCCGTCAACCTCCGACCCCGACTCCTCTTCGACCAGCTCTGAAAGTGAAGGTGACTCTGATGACGACAACCACGTTggcagaggcgcaggtgaGCAGTCAGCTGTGGCGAGGACGACAGTAATAGCGTATGATAGCAATACTGCTGCACAGGCCGGGATGATAGTAACCCAGCAAGAGAACAACCCGCCCAGAGAGACTCCATATTCATCGtcgtcacagcagcagcgtgggtTGAACTCGAATCAGCGTGTCAAGGCGGCAGTGTCTATCGCCGCAGTTGGAGGCGCAactggcagcggcgaggacgacggcgagAGCGGCGACATTTTTGTCCCCAACGCGGTATGA